A genomic window from Salvelinus alpinus chromosome 10, SLU_Salpinus.1, whole genome shotgun sequence includes:
- the LOC139532116 gene encoding gap junction alpha-8 protein-like, whose amino-acid sequence MGDWSFLGNILEEVNEHSTVIGRVWLTVLFIFRILILGTAAEFVWGDEQSDYVCNTQQPGCENVCYDEAFPISHIRLWVLQIIFVSTPSLVYVGHAVHYVHMEEKRKEREEAELNRQQELSEERLPLAPDQGSVRTTKETSTKGSKKFRLEGTLLRTYICHIIFKTLFEVGFVVGQYFLYGFRILPLYQCSRWPCPNTVDCFVSRPTEKTVFIIFMLAVACVSLFLNFVEISHLGLKKIRFVFRKPPPQTQGGQDGEGQSPTGEKSLHSMAVSSIQKAKGYRLLEEDKPASHFFPLTEVGMEAGSLPAPYQAGSENVSKVYDESLPSYVQTTGAEVRVLPESGEDEGPADPGVEANDTIADTRPLSSLSKASSRARSDDLTV is encoded by the coding sequence ATGGGTGACTGGAGCTTCTTGGGAAACATATTAGAGGAAGTAAATGAACACTCGACGGTGATTGGGAGGGTGTGGCTCACAGTGCTCTTCATCTTCCGGATCCTCATCCTGGGCACAGCCGCTGAGTTTGTGTGGGGCGACGAGCAGTCGGATTACGTGTGCAACACCCAGCAGCCTGGTTGCGAGAACGTGTGCTACGACGAGGCTTTCCCCATCTCGCACATCCGTCTGTGGGTTCTCCAGATCATCTTTGTGTCTACGCCCTCGCTGGTGTACGTTGGCCACGCTGTGCACTATGTCCACATGGAGGAGAAGCGCAAGGAGCGCGAGGAGGCCGAGCTGAACCGCCAGCAGGAGCTGAGTGAGGAGAGGTTGCCGCTAGCGCCTGACCAGGGTAGCGTGCGCACCACCAAGGAGACCAGCACCAAGGGCAGCAAGAAGTTCAGGCTGGAGGGCACCCTGCTGAGGACCTACATCTGCCACATCATCTTTAAGACGCTGTTCGAGGTGGGATTCGTGGTGGGCCAGTACTTCCTTTACGGCTTCCGCATCCTGCCGCTGTACCAGTGCAGCCGCTGGCCCTGCCCCAACACCGTGGACTGCTTCGTGTCGCGCCCCACCGAGAAGACTGTCTTCATCATCTTCATGTTGGCCGTGGCATGCGTCTCGCTCTTCCTCAACTTCGTGGAGATCAGCCACCTGGGCCTGAAGAAGATCCGCTTCGTGTTCCGCAAGCCGCCGCCCCAGACCCAGGGCGGTCAGGACGGCGAAGGCCAGAGCCCAACCGGGGAAAAGAGCCTGCACTCCATGGCCGTGTCGTCCATCCAGAAGGCCAAGGGCTACCGGCTGCTGGAGGAGGACAAGCCCGCATCGCACTTCTTCCCCTTGACAGAGGTGGGTATGGAGGCAGGCAGTCTGCCCGCACCTTACCAGGCGGGAAGTGAGAACGTCTCTAAAGTGTACGACGAGTCTTTGCCTTCCTACGTCCAGACCACGGGGGCGGAGGTGAGGGTCCTACCGGAAAGCGGCGAGGACGAGGGCCCCGCGGACCCCGGCGTGGAGGCTAACGACACGATAGCAGACACCAGACCACTCAGCAGTTTAAGCAAAGCCAGCAGCAGGGCAAGGTCAGACGATTTGACAGTATGA